The Aspergillus chevalieri M1 DNA, chromosome 5, nearly complete sequence genome includes a region encoding these proteins:
- a CDS encoding uncharacterized protein (COG:B;~EggNog:ENOG410PK2I;~InterPro:IPR029063,IPR041698;~PFAM:PF13649,PF13489,PF08242,PF08241,PF05175, PF13847): MTIPGQLGRVSSLFPYIEKDWWRDAYNETYLYADGDCVEDPTVTAKECDGLLNIPRVQKLFQNATSITPVKVLDLCCGQGRHTIHLAKRFPAVHFHGVDQSTYLLDIAQERAKAEDLTRNTKFEAGDARQIPVADDNFDVIVLLGNSFGHGNEQDNLQTVREARRVLKPGGIFIIDYVDGEWMRANFTQSGWEWLDTELVAKANKQLRSITASMKLLACRERELSPDKKLLASREIVIDLAAPAVHQDLFYSVRMYDLDEMEGLLHRAGLCMQPQDAQQINGPKNENGAADAGMMECRQLVVAHKPGVTSTAPATALTPLVPQDADLYIHPHLTPDYDPEKGRSLRVSESVPVGTVLVVDPPYAVVPSEHPSTHDAIMCSNIICRRQVPQAIAVRCPNDCIQDVVWCNDHCRATGQATHDFECDWLKQHGTTIREKEDEYTLSMAGGVALW; the protein is encoded by the coding sequence ATGACTATCCCAGGTCAATTGGGTCGTGTCAGCTCATTATTCCCTTACATTGAAAAAGACTGGTGGAGAGACGCCTATAACGAGACATACCTCTATGCGGATGGAGACTGCGTCGAGGATCCAACCGTCACGGCGAAGGAGTGCGACGGCCTGTTAAACATTCCCCGTGTACAAAAGCTCTTTCAAAACGCCACCAGCATTACTCCGGTGAAAGTGCTTGATCTGTGTTGCGGTCAGGGCCGACACACCATCCACCTCGCAAAGCGCTTTCCAGCCGTGCATTTTCACGGCGTTGACCAAAGCACCTATCTCCTGGATATAGCTCAGGAGCGAGCGAAAGCCGAGGACTTGACCAGAAATACCAAGTTTGAAGCGGGCGATGCGCGCCAAATCCCTGTTGCGGACGACAATTTTGACGTGATCGTCCTTCTCGGAAATTCATTCGGGCACGGCAACGAACAGGACAATCTGCAAACTGTCCGGGAAGCTCGTCGGGTCCTAAAACCAGGAGGTATCTTTATCATCGACTATGTGGATGGCGAATGGATGCGGGCCAACTTCACCCAGAGCGGGTGGGAGTGGCTCGATACCGAGCTCGTAGCCAAAGCAAACAAGCAGTTGAGGAGCATAACGGCCAGTATGAAGCTGCTAGCGTGTCGCGAACGTGAACTGTCCCCGGACAAAAAGCTCCTCGCTAGCAGGGAGATCGTGATCGATCTCGCAGCTCCAGCCGTGCATCAGGATCTGTTCTATTCTGTTCGGATGTATGACCTCGATGAGATGGAGGGGCTTCTGCATCGGGCCGGACTGTGTATGCAGCCCCAGGATGCGCAACAGATCAATGGGCCAAAGAATGAGAATGGAGCTGCGGATGCGGGAATGATGGAGTGCCGGCAGTTGGTCGTTGCTCATAAGCCAGGTGTAACGTCCACGGCCCCCGCTACAGCTTTAACCCCTCTCGTTCCTCAAGATGCGGACCTATACATCCACCCTCATCTGACCCCGGACTACGACCCAGAGAAAGGCCGATCGCTGCGCGTGTCGGAGTCCGTACCGGTTGGTACAGTTCTTGTGGTAGATCCTCCATACGCCGTGGTTCCCTCGGAGCATCCATCGACACACGATGCTATCATGTGTAGCAATATTATATGTCGCCGGCAAGTTCCTCAAGCCATAGCTGTCCGTTGCCCCAATGACTGCATTCAAGACGTTGTCTGGTGCAACGATCATTGCCGGGCTACAGGCCAGGCGACTCACGACTTTGAATGTGACTGGCTCAAGCAGCATGGAACAACTATCCGCGAAAAAGAAGATGAATATACCCTTTCCATGGCCGGCGGCGTGGCGTTGTGGTAG